Proteins encoded in a region of the Triticum dicoccoides isolate Atlit2015 ecotype Zavitan chromosome 3A, WEW_v2.0, whole genome shotgun sequence genome:
- the LOC119271325 gene encoding uncharacterized protein LOC119271325, translating into MSGGIRRFLNLGVHDGRNRAYSLRRLDLSKINFFHRTADEVAAQGKVLPTLTPAKASVPNRKRICNTNLAAAEAAAPKIKKAPASELVMRPPEVSSCLPGRHCVHFFPTASEKTFVLGDRANRMLRFDMGEHCRSIDTMPSLHEHKHSPLSITVPPSDSHLDDGEDCGDLYIIDRILHPDKSEVKPQFEALVWRAEHPRSFSSRSWHCDILPLPPWIIHQKHAYVYGHALVGDTICFSIAGAEGTGTYCFYIKTREWSTAGDWLIPFQGKAEYVPELGLWFGESQGLPCAADISGVLRGEEPLPEKMRIWANDDLPEEWQPSELCKSKVISVGSGRFIVADFLDSMIFDKDCNEMVTGKQFALFTGMEVVYGNGKNGNGANKDNDNYNSGNNGICKDNGNIGSKGKEMMRGLRMIKHKSIRYMFNKQLSIEAVL; encoded by the coding sequence ATGAGCGGCGGCATCCGGCGGTTCCTGAACCTAGGGGTGCATGACGGGCGCAACCGCGCGTATTCGTTGCGCCGCTTGGACCTCTCCAAGATAAACTTTTTTCACCGGACGGCAGATGAGGTGGCCGCGCAGGGCAAGGTGCTGCCAACACTGACCCCCGCCAAGGCCTCGGTGCCCAACAGGAAAAGGATCTGCAACACTAATCTagcggcggcagaggcggcggcgcCCAAGATCAAAAAGGCGCCAGCAAGCGAGTTGGTCATGAGGCCACCGGAAGTCTCGTCCTGCCTGCCGGGCCGTCACTGCGTTCATTTCTTCCCCACCGCCTCGGAGAAAACATTCGTCTTGGGCGACCGCGCGAATCGCATGCTACGCTTCGACATGGGCGAGCACTGCCGCTCGATCGATACCATGCCAAGCCTCCACGAGCACAAGCACTCGCCGTTGTCAATCACCGTCCCTCCGTCGGACTCACACCTCGATGATGGAGAAGACTGCGGGGACCTCTACATCATCGATAGGATCCTCCATCCGGACAAGTCCGAGGTGAAGCCGCAGTTCGAGGCCCTGGTGTGGAGGGCAGAGCATCCGCGCTCCTTTTCTAGCAGGTCCTGGCACTGTGACATCCTCCCGCTGCCACCGTGGATCATCCACCAGAAGCACGCCTACGTCTATGGCCACGCCCTCGTGGGCGACACCATCTGCTTCTCTATCGCCGGTGCCGAGGGCACTGGCACCTACTGCTTCTACATCAAGACTCGTGAGTGGAGCACGGCTGGCGACTGGCTTATTCCGTTCCAGGGCAAGGCGGAATACGTCCCGGAGCTCGGGCTCTGGTTCGGTGAATCACAAGGCCTCCCCTGCGCTGCTGACATCTCTGGCGTCCTCAGAGGGGAGGAGCCGCTGCCGGAGAAGATGCGGATCTGGGCGAATGATGACCTGCCAGAGGAGTGGCAGCCGAGCGAATTGTGCAAGTCCAAGGTCATCAGCGTTGGCTCCGGCAGGTTCATTGTTGCTGACTTCTTGGATTCCATGATATTTGACAAGGACTGCAATGAGATGGTTACTGGCAAGCAATTTGCCCTCTTTACTGGTATGGAGGTAGTGTACGGCAATGGCAAGAATGGCAATGGCGCCAACAAAGACAATGACAACTACAATAGTGGCAACAATGGCATCTGCAAAGACAATGGAAACATTGGCAGCAAAGGCAAAGAGATGATGCGTGGCCTCCGTATGATTAAGCACAAATCCATTCGTTACATGTTTAACAAGCAACTGAGTATCGAGGCGGTGCTCTGA